In Deltaproteobacteria bacterium, the DNA window GAGCCACCGTAACTGCTCGGGCGACAGTTTGACCGGCCGGCCAACCAGCCGGCCCTCCGGGACTCTCAGGTGTTGCTCGATCCAGTCCGCATTGCGCCTGGCCCGTGCGGACAGGTCGCCACGTCTCAACCGACAGACTCCCAGGGCCGAGCCGGGCCGCCACCCTTCGCCGTTTTCGTGGCCGCGACACGGTCAGACGTGCGCGCCGAGGGGCACAGCCGCAATTTGACCGCCATCTGGGCCATCGCCGACGCCTGCGACGTGAGCATCTGGTGCGACGGGTTGACGTACTCGCGGCCGTTGTCGCCGACAAACGTCATCCCGCGCGCCTCGATATCCGCGGCGGCGCGCTTGTAAACACGGC includes these proteins:
- a CDS encoding P27 family phage terminase small subunit codes for the protein MGDDRRFAAGRLFSAGRRAATRRVCRGGRVYKRAAADIEARGMTFVGDNGREYVNPSHQMLTSQASAMAQMAVKLRLCPSARTSDRVAATKTAKGGGPARPWESVG